In one window of Acanthochromis polyacanthus isolate Apoly-LR-REF ecotype Palm Island chromosome 8, KAUST_Apoly_ChrSc, whole genome shotgun sequence DNA:
- the dkk3b gene encoding dickkopf-related protein 3b has protein sequence MSGIPLLLSVILSWSLRSGALILRDSLDRDSLERGPVSLNDMFREVEELMEDTQHILDEAVEQITTESAKSSSSSLDLRPNFHNQSRKVIKDGNRTVQVLDRTDQETNNRTGETHLSHIHMELSGQWNSVNHDCMVDEDCGDLKYCLYEIESSKCLPCIPTDMPCTKDEECCSDQLCVWGQCTVNATRGTEGTICQSQRDCRTELCCAFQRELLFPVCNPKPGRGESCLNHPNLLMDMLAWNQDQPGDHCPCSEGLQCQPHGRGSVCAE, from the exons ATGTCCGGGATCCCGCTGCTGCTGTCGGTCATCCTGAGCTGGAGCCTCCGGAGCGGGGCCCTGATCCTGCGGGACTCCCTGGACCGGGACTCCTTGGAGCGGGGTCCGGTCAGCCTGAACGACATGTTCCgggaggtggaggagctgaTGGAGGACACGCAGCACATTCTGGACGAGGCGGTGGAGCAG ATAACAACCGAGAGCGCAAAGTCTTCTTCATCCTCGCTGGATCTGCGTCCAAACTTCCACAACCAAAGCAGGAAGGTGATAAAAGACGGAAACAGAACGGTTCAGGTTCTGGACAGAACCGACCAG GAAACTAACAACCGAACAGGAGAGACTCATCTTTCTCACATCCACATGGAGCTTTCTGGACAGTGGAACAGCGTCAATCAT GACTGTATGGTGGACGAGGACTGTGGTGACCTGAAATACTGCCTGTATGAAATTGAGAGCTCCAAGTGTCTCCCCTGTATACCGACAGACATG CCGTGCACGAAGGACGAGGAGTGTTGTTCAGACCAGTTGTGTGTCTGGGGTCAGTGTACCGTCAACGCAACCAGAGGAACCGAAGGAACCATCTGTCAGAGCcagagagactgcaggacggagCTCTGCTGCGCCTTCCAGAGAg AActtctgtttcctgtctgcaaCCCCAAACCAGGTCGAGGTGAGTCGTGTCTGAACCATCCTAACCTGCTGATGGACATGCTGGCCTGGAACCAGGACCAACCTGGAGACCACTGCCCCTGTTCAGAGGGTCTGCAGTGTCAGCCGCACGG TCGGGGCTCAGTGTGTGCGGAGTGA